A region from the Triticum aestivum cultivar Chinese Spring chromosome 3D, IWGSC CS RefSeq v2.1, whole genome shotgun sequence genome encodes:
- the LOC123080056 gene encoding beta-glucosidase 4 produces MGSTAGEVTRADFPEGFVFGVATSAYQIEGARNEGGKGDSIWDVFTDNKERVLDGSSGEVAVDHYHRYKEDIELMAKLGFGAYRFSISWSRIFPDGLGTEINEQGVAFYNNLIDFMIEKGIQPYATLYHWDLPHNLQKTMGGWLSDKIVEYFALYAEACFANFGDRVKHWITINEPIQTCINAYAVGIFAPGLCKGVAAEPFLAGHHQILAHAAAVDVYRRKFKAKQGGQVGFVIDCEWAEPMSDKMEDQAAAARRIDFQLGWFLDPIYFGDYPESMRQRVGEYLPKFSEKDRELMRNKIDFIGLNHYTTRIIGNRPNPQPQEIHFYQVEQIERSEKWSSGEAIGERAASEWLLIVPWGIRKTINYIVKKYENPIIYVTENGMDDEDDPSAPVDQFLNDTKRVNFFKGYVGAVAQAIKDGADVRGYFAWSFVDNFEWAMGFTKRFGIVYVDYKNGLSRHPKASAMWFSRFLNGEAADSKPDTN; encoded by the exons ATTGAGGGGGCAAGAAATGAAGGTGGCAAAGGCGATAGCATATGGGATGTATTTACAGATAACAAAG AACGTGTCCTAGACGGATCCTCTGGAGAAGTTGCAGTCGATCATTACCATCGATACAAG GAAGACATTGAGCTCATGGCCAAGTTGGGTTTTGGCGCTTATAGATTTTCCATATCTTGGTCACGGATATTTCCTG ATGGCTTAGGGACAGAGATCAATGAGCAAGGAGTTGCTTTCTATAACAACCTTATAGATTTCATGATTGAGAAAG GTATTCAGCCTTATGCAACTCTGTATCACTGGGATCTTCCGCATAATCTTCAGAAGACTATGGGGGGTTGGCTTTCGGACAAGATTGT GGAGTACTTCGCATTATATGCAGAAGCTTGCTTTGCAAATTTTGGAGATAGAGTTAAGCATTGGATAACAATCAATGAACCTATTCAAACATGCATTAATGCTTATGCGGTTGGAATATTTGCTCCTGGATTATGTAAAGGTGTAGCTGCTGAACCTTTCTTGGCTGGCCATCACCAGATCTTAGCTCATGCTGCTGCTGTTGATGTCTACAGAAGAAAATTCAAG GCTAAGCAAGGTGGCCAAGTAGGGTTTGTTATTGATTGTGAATGGGCGGAGCCAATGTCGGACAAAATGGAAGACCAGGCTGCTGCAGCACGGCGCATTGACTTTCAACTTGGATG GTTCCTGGACCCAATATACTTTGGTGATTACCCAGAAAGCATGCGCCAGAGAGTGGGCGAATATCTTCCAAAATTCTCGGAGAAAGACCGTGAATTGATGAGGAACAAAATTGATTTTATTGGATTAAATCACTATACAACAAGAATCATTGGCAATCGGCCTAACCCACAACCACAAGAGATCCATTTTTATCAGGTTGAACAAATAGAGAGATCAG AAAAATGGAGTAGCGGTGAAGCAATTGGTGAAAGA GCTGCGTCTGAGTGGCTTTTAATAGTTCCTTGGGGTATTCGGAAAACAATCAATTATATAGTAAAGAAATACGAAAATCCAATAATATATGTAACAGAGAATG GCATGGATGACGAAGACGATCCATCAGCACCAGTTGATCAGTTCTTAAATGACACAAAGAGGGTTAATTTCTTCAAAGGATATGTTGGTGCTGTCGCACAAGCAATAAA GGATGGTGCCGATGTTCGTGGATACTTTGCATGGTCATTCGTGGATAACTTTGAGTGGGCGATGGGATTCACCAAGAGGTTTGGGATTGTCTATGTTGATTACAAGAACGGGCTCTCACGACACCCTAAAGCATCGGCCATGTGGTTCTCGCGGTTCTTGAACGGCGAGGCCGCTGACAGCAAACCTGACACAAACTAA